One segment of Amycolatopsis alba DSM 44262 DNA contains the following:
- a CDS encoding proline dehydrogenase family protein yields the protein MLRAPLLAAARSRRMRKLVEVVPATRSVVSRFVAGSKTPDAARVVRELADDGLRVTLDHLGEDTTDAEQAATTVRAYEELLTALAADGLAFGADVSVKLSAVGQFLPADGEKVALENARKICAAAEAVGATVTLDMEDHTTTDSTLGILRELRTEYPWVGAVLQAYLRRTEQDCRELSGEGSRVRLCKGAYAEPEEVAFQDKSEVDKSYVRCLKILMRGKGYPMVASHDPRMIAIAEKIAMDADRKADDHEFQMLYGIRPEEQRRIAGDGKTMRVYVPYGDEWYGYFMRRLAERPANLAFFLRGLATKG from the coding sequence ATGTTGCGTGCCCCGTTGCTCGCCGCCGCCCGATCCCGGCGGATGCGCAAGCTGGTCGAGGTTGTCCCCGCCACCCGATCGGTGGTGAGCCGGTTCGTCGCCGGTTCGAAGACGCCCGACGCCGCACGGGTGGTCCGCGAGCTGGCCGACGACGGCCTCCGGGTCACCCTCGACCACCTCGGCGAGGACACCACCGACGCCGAACAGGCCGCGACGACCGTCCGCGCCTACGAGGAACTGCTGACCGCGCTGGCGGCCGACGGCCTCGCGTTCGGCGCGGACGTCTCGGTGAAGCTGTCCGCGGTCGGCCAGTTCCTGCCCGCCGACGGCGAGAAGGTCGCGCTGGAGAACGCCCGCAAGATCTGCGCGGCGGCGGAAGCGGTCGGTGCCACGGTCACCCTCGACATGGAGGACCACACCACCACCGACTCGACGCTGGGCATCCTGCGGGAACTGCGCACCGAGTACCCGTGGGTCGGCGCGGTGCTGCAGGCCTACCTGCGGCGCACCGAACAGGACTGCCGCGAACTCTCCGGCGAGGGCTCCCGCGTCCGGCTGTGCAAGGGCGCGTACGCCGAACCCGAAGAGGTCGCGTTCCAGGACAAGTCCGAAGTGGACAAGTCCTACGTCCGCTGCCTGAAGATCCTCATGCGGGGCAAGGGTTATCCGATGGTCGCCTCGCACGACCCGCGGATGATCGCGATCGCGGAGAAGATCGCCATGGACGCGGACCGCAAGGCGGACGACCACGAATTCCAGATGCTGTACGGGATCCGTCCCGAAGAGCAGCGCCGGATCGCGGGTGACGGCAAGACGATGCGCGTCTACGTCCCCTACGGCGACGAATGGTACGGCTATTTCATGCGCAGGCTGGCGGAACGCCCGGCGAACCTGGCGTTCTTCCTGCGCGGACTCGCCACCAAGGGCTGA
- a CDS encoding DNA polymerase domain-containing protein, giving the protein MPKNGEPIEVEAGERKVRVSSPDKVYFPARGITKRQVVAHYVAVGEPLLRAIGERPTTLKRYVDGVEGDWFYAKRVPKGAPDWVETAKITFPSGRTAEEVCPTEPAVFAWAANLGTFDFHPWPVRRPDVDHPDELRIDVDPPDEAGFSDAVEVAGVVREVLDSAGLVGYPKTSGGRGVHVLVRIRPEWDFIDVRHAVIALGREVERRIPEKATIAWWKEERGGRVFIDYNQAARDRTVASAWSVRGTSRATVSTPLTWDLLTEVDPDDFDVLTAGAFYTERGDLHAPMDERAFGIETLLEWYARDERDHGLGEMPYPPDYPKMPGEPKRVQPSKARDDT; this is encoded by the coding sequence ATGCCCAAGAACGGTGAGCCGATCGAGGTCGAGGCAGGCGAGCGCAAGGTCCGGGTGTCCAGCCCGGACAAGGTGTACTTCCCGGCCCGCGGGATCACGAAGCGCCAGGTCGTGGCGCACTACGTCGCGGTCGGCGAGCCGTTGCTGCGCGCGATCGGGGAGCGGCCGACGACGCTGAAGCGCTACGTCGACGGCGTCGAGGGCGACTGGTTCTACGCCAAGCGCGTGCCGAAGGGCGCCCCGGACTGGGTGGAGACCGCGAAGATCACCTTCCCGTCGGGCCGGACCGCCGAGGAGGTCTGCCCGACCGAGCCCGCCGTGTTCGCCTGGGCGGCGAATCTGGGCACCTTCGACTTCCACCCGTGGCCCGTGCGGCGGCCCGACGTCGACCACCCCGACGAACTCCGCATCGACGTCGACCCGCCCGACGAGGCCGGGTTCTCCGACGCGGTCGAGGTCGCCGGTGTGGTGCGCGAGGTCCTCGACTCGGCGGGGCTCGTCGGCTACCCGAAGACCTCGGGCGGCCGCGGCGTGCACGTCCTGGTGCGGATCCGGCCGGAGTGGGACTTCATCGACGTCCGCCACGCGGTGATCGCGCTGGGCCGCGAGGTCGAGCGCCGGATCCCGGAGAAGGCGACCATCGCATGGTGGAAGGAAGAGCGCGGCGGCCGGGTCTTCATCGACTACAACCAGGCCGCGCGCGACCGCACGGTGGCGTCGGCGTGGTCGGTGCGCGGCACCTCGCGCGCGACGGTGTCGACCCCGCTGACCTGGGACCTGCTCACCGAGGTCGACCCGGACGACTTCGACGTCCTGACCGCGGGCGCCTTCTACACCGAGCGCGGCGACCTGCACGCGCCGATGGACGAGCGGGCATTCGGCATCGAGACCCTGCTGGAGTGGTACGCGCGGGACGAACGCGACCACGGCCTCGGCGAGATGCCGTATCCGCCGGATTACCCGAAGATGCCCGGCGAACCCAAACGCGTCCAGCCCAGCAAAGCCCGCGACGACACCTAA
- a CDS encoding DUF6221 family protein, which translates to MDDLIAFLAARVGQRQALIMQAVKKTEISESLNRGETKVVIEKKIRSLNDVELDAVNQMINEIEATRRLLQAHRTTVSEKVPGFPLYGNEYWCETCHVPADEAGTNWCLTLRLLALPFAEHADYSERWRP; encoded by the coding sequence GTGGACGACCTGATCGCCTTTCTCGCCGCGCGGGTGGGGCAACGCCAGGCGTTGATCATGCAGGCGGTCAAGAAAACCGAGATCAGCGAATCGCTCAATCGTGGTGAGACCAAGGTCGTCATCGAAAAGAAGATCCGTTCGCTGAACGACGTCGAACTCGACGCGGTCAATCAGATGATCAACGAGATCGAGGCGACGCGGCGGCTGCTGCAGGCGCACCGCACCACGGTCTCGGAGAAGGTCCCCGGATTCCCCTTGTACGGCAACGAGTACTGGTGTGAGACCTGCCATGTGCCCGCCGACGAGGCCGGCACGAACTGGTGCCTGACCCTGCGGCTGCTGGCGCTGCCGTTCGCCGAGCACGCGGACTACAGCGAGCGCTGGCGCCCCTGA
- a CDS encoding MFS transporter has product MSTATETGFDRRLLPPMMLGAALNPVNSSIISVSLVPIGVAFGAPPAETAWLVSALYLATAIGQPVVGRLIDLFGPRRLFLAGAALTGIAGVAGLLAPSFGALVASRVLLGFGTCAGYPAAMHLIRGEARRTGKDSPAGVLTALAITTQTIAVVGPSLGGLLIGIGGWRATLAINIPLALAGLYLGFRRLPATPATRRGGLVRELDLPGMALFAAALVCLLLFLMDLRGGDWWLLAVTVAAGAGFTWRELRAGQPFIDVRLLGGNLPLLATYGRALLSFVVSYAFLYGYTQWMEQGHGLSASEAGLVLLPLFGVGIIASTVTGRSKAVRGKLLIGSLGQVAACALLLLLNDGSPVWMLLAVVVVLGVPQGLNNLALQNSVYHQAHAERMGSSAGLLRTFGYLGAIVASAANGAFFGQRADSGGLHHLAAFMLVVSVLFLALTVADRSLSRVGRA; this is encoded by the coding sequence ATGAGCACCGCCACGGAAACGGGCTTCGACCGGCGGCTCCTGCCCCCGATGATGCTGGGAGCGGCCCTCAACCCGGTCAACTCGTCGATCATCTCGGTCTCCCTAGTGCCGATCGGCGTGGCCTTCGGGGCGCCGCCCGCCGAGACGGCGTGGCTGGTCTCCGCCCTGTATCTGGCCACCGCGATCGGCCAGCCGGTGGTGGGACGGCTCATCGACCTCTTCGGTCCCCGCCGCCTGTTCCTGGCCGGGGCGGCACTGACCGGGATCGCCGGTGTCGCCGGCCTGCTCGCCCCCAGCTTCGGCGCGCTCGTCGCGTCCCGTGTGCTCCTCGGTTTCGGCACCTGCGCCGGCTATCCGGCGGCGATGCACCTCATCCGCGGCGAGGCACGGCGCACCGGGAAGGACAGCCCCGCCGGGGTCCTCACCGCGCTCGCCATCACCACGCAGACCATCGCGGTCGTGGGGCCCAGCCTCGGCGGCCTGCTGATCGGGATCGGTGGCTGGCGCGCGACGCTGGCGATCAACATCCCGCTGGCCCTGGCCGGGCTGTACCTCGGCTTCCGCCGTCTCCCCGCGACACCGGCCACCCGCCGCGGCGGCCTGGTGCGCGAACTGGACCTGCCCGGCATGGCACTGTTCGCCGCGGCGCTCGTCTGCCTGCTGCTGTTCCTGATGGACCTGCGGGGCGGCGACTGGTGGCTGCTCGCCGTGACCGTCGCGGCGGGCGCCGGGTTCACCTGGCGCGAACTGCGGGCCGGGCAGCCGTTCATCGACGTGCGCCTGCTCGGCGGCAACCTGCCGCTGCTGGCCACCTACGGCCGGGCCCTCCTCAGCTTCGTCGTCAGCTACGCCTTCCTTTACGGCTACACGCAGTGGATGGAGCAGGGTCACGGGCTGTCCGCGTCGGAAGCCGGGCTGGTGCTGCTTCCCCTGTTCGGCGTCGGGATCATCGCCTCCACCGTCACCGGGCGCAGCAAAGCCGTCCGCGGCAAGCTCCTGATCGGCTCGCTCGGGCAGGTCGCCGCCTGCGCCCTGCTGCTGCTCCTGAACGACGGCAGCCCGGTGTGGATGCTGCTGGCGGTCGTGGTCGTCCTCGGCGTCCCGCAGGGGTTGAACAACCTCGCGCTGCAGAACTCCGTGTATCACCAGGCGCACGCGGAACGCATGGGCTCGTCGGCCGGGCTGCTGCGCACCTTCGGCTATCTCGGCGCCATCGTCGCGTCCGCGGCCAACGGCGCCTTCTTCGGCCAGCGTGCCGACAGCGGCGGACTGCACCACCTGGCCGCGTTCATGCTCGTGGTCAGCGTGCTGTTCCTCGCGCTGACCGTCGCCGACCGTTCCCTGTCCCGCGTCGGCCGGGCCTGA
- a CDS encoding DUF2630 family protein: MADGDILSRIDELVSEEHELRSRAIGTGLSSEDRSRLAGVEQQLDQCWDLLRQRRARVEFDEDPDRASARPISEVESYRQ; this comes from the coding sequence ATGGCCGACGGGGACATTCTCAGCCGGATCGACGAGCTGGTCAGCGAGGAGCACGAACTCCGTTCGCGGGCGATCGGCACCGGGCTCAGCTCGGAAGACCGGTCCCGGCTCGCGGGTGTGGAGCAGCAGCTGGACCAGTGCTGGGACCTGCTGCGGCAGCGGCGGGCCCGCGTCGAGTTCGACGAGGACCCGGACAGGGCTTCGGCGCGGCCGATCTCCGAGGTGGAGTCCTACCGGCAGTAG
- a CDS encoding LLM class flavin-dependent oxidoreductase, whose product MIRLSVLDRSPTRRGGDAPRALRETVAFARDIEALGYHRFWVSEHHSVPGVAGSAPTVLAAAVASATERIRVGTGGVMLPNHRPLVVAEQFGVLESLFPGRIDMGLGRSVGFTGGVRQALGHEKDDADRFGDQVRELLGFLAGDQTGYPGVHAIPAEGLRVPTFLLATGAGARLAAELGLPLVIAPVRGEGPLLEAIDGYRSGFRPSAQASRPYVVVSTAIAVAETAGQARRLLIPEAWSTVYSRTHGVFPPLSPVEEILDGGLSERDQERLDRALDGQIAGTPAEVADRLATLVATTGADEILVTTSTFDQAERLDSYRGLAEIAGLRSLAPVS is encoded by the coding sequence GTGATCAGGCTTTCGGTACTGGACCGGTCCCCGACCCGCCGCGGCGGTGACGCGCCCCGCGCCCTGCGGGAAACGGTCGCGTTCGCGCGGGACATCGAAGCGCTGGGTTACCACCGGTTCTGGGTGTCCGAACATCACAGCGTGCCCGGCGTCGCCGGATCGGCGCCCACGGTGCTGGCGGCCGCCGTCGCCTCGGCGACCGAGCGGATCCGTGTCGGCACCGGTGGCGTGATGCTGCCGAACCACCGGCCGCTGGTGGTCGCGGAACAGTTCGGCGTCCTCGAGTCGCTCTTCCCCGGCCGGATCGACATGGGGCTGGGCCGGTCGGTCGGGTTCACCGGCGGCGTCCGGCAGGCACTGGGGCACGAGAAGGACGACGCCGACCGCTTCGGCGACCAGGTCCGGGAACTGCTCGGCTTCCTCGCGGGCGACCAGACCGGGTATCCGGGCGTGCACGCCATTCCCGCGGAAGGTCTTCGCGTGCCCACGTTCCTGCTGGCCACCGGCGCCGGCGCGCGGCTGGCCGCGGAACTCGGGCTGCCGCTGGTGATCGCGCCGGTCCGGGGCGAGGGGCCGCTGCTCGAAGCCATCGACGGCTATCGCTCCGGCTTCCGGCCCTCCGCGCAGGCTTCGCGGCCGTACGTCGTGGTGTCCACGGCGATCGCGGTCGCCGAGACGGCCGGACAGGCCCGGCGGTTGCTGATCCCCGAGGCGTGGTCGACGGTCTACTCGCGCACGCACGGCGTCTTCCCGCCGCTTTCGCCGGTGGAGGAGATCCTCGACGGCGGGCTTTCGGAACGCGATCAGGAACGGCTGGACCGCGCGCTCGACGGCCAGATCGCGGGCACCCCGGCCGAAGTGGCCGACAGGCTGGCCACGCTCGTCGCCACCACCGGCGCCGATGAGATCCTGGTGACCACCAGCACTTTCGACCAGGCCGAGCGGCTGGACTCCTATCGGGGGCTGGCCGAGATCGCCGGACTTCGCAGCCTCGCGCCGGTGTCGTGA
- a CDS encoding PucR family transcriptional regulator gives MLAAPGGLGVEVADVVIHDPEDPPDAHPGDLVLVIGARGRSAAGAIRAAGRSGAAAVAVKSGSPVVNVATDSGIALIEVGHEARWEQVEALARGVVDAARAGGEADSGEVLGDLFSLAQTIATLTGGLVSIEDTASRVLAYSRAGDEVDELRRLSILGREGPERYLAMLREWGVYQRLRAGEGIVRIDERPDLGIRRRIAAGIHAGSQPLGTIWVQEGTHPLTESAEVALLGASRALAPQLIRHRTLPSPELRLREDLLAGLLDGRLDVESVADDIGADPGKPAMVLTFSLPRDRAATDRQLRRAELVHLITVHTAAYRRSALVSVIGGRVYALLPDLPEHAETRILALAKEIVGTAQRHLDVRVRAALGGVVPRLSDAAASRGDADRVLATMARGHGTADVASLADVRAEVLLSEVLAFLGEQPRIRDPRLTALVAHDAEHGGILVPAVLAYLDAFGDVRRAARELNIHPNTVRYRVRRAGEVSGIDLDDPAQRVLTQLLLRL, from the coding sequence GTGCTCGCGGCGCCCGGCGGACTGGGCGTCGAAGTGGCGGATGTGGTCATCCACGATCCGGAGGATCCGCCGGACGCCCATCCGGGGGATCTCGTTCTGGTGATCGGCGCCCGCGGCCGGTCGGCCGCCGGGGCGATCCGGGCCGCGGGACGCTCCGGCGCGGCCGCCGTCGCGGTCAAGAGCGGCTCGCCCGTGGTGAACGTCGCGACGGACTCGGGGATCGCGCTGATCGAGGTCGGCCACGAGGCCCGCTGGGAACAGGTCGAGGCGCTGGCCAGGGGCGTCGTCGACGCGGCGCGCGCGGGTGGCGAGGCGGACAGCGGCGAGGTACTGGGCGATCTGTTCTCGCTCGCGCAGACCATCGCGACCCTCACCGGCGGCCTGGTCAGCATCGAGGACACCGCGAGCCGCGTGCTGGCCTATTCGCGGGCGGGCGACGAGGTGGACGAACTCCGCAGGCTCTCGATCCTCGGCCGCGAAGGCCCGGAACGGTACCTCGCGATGCTGCGCGAGTGGGGCGTTTACCAGCGGCTTCGCGCCGGGGAAGGCATCGTCCGCATCGACGAGCGGCCCGATCTCGGCATCCGGCGGCGGATCGCGGCCGGGATCCACGCCGGATCGCAGCCGCTGGGCACGATCTGGGTCCAGGAGGGCACGCATCCGCTCACCGAAAGCGCGGAAGTCGCGTTGCTCGGCGCGAGCCGGGCGCTCGCGCCCCAGCTGATCCGGCACCGGACCCTGCCCAGCCCGGAACTCCGGTTGCGCGAGGACCTGCTGGCGGGGCTGCTCGACGGCCGTCTCGACGTCGAATCCGTCGCCGACGACATCGGCGCGGATCCGGGGAAACCGGCCATGGTGCTGACGTTCTCGCTCCCCCGCGACCGCGCGGCGACCGACAGGCAGCTGCGGCGCGCGGAACTGGTGCACCTGATCACCGTGCACACCGCCGCGTACCGGCGGAGCGCGCTGGTGAGCGTGATCGGCGGCCGGGTCTACGCGCTCCTTCCCGACCTCCCCGAACACGCCGAGACACGGATCCTGGCACTGGCCAAGGAAATCGTCGGCACCGCACAACGGCATCTCGACGTCCGGGTGCGCGCGGCGCTGGGCGGTGTCGTGCCGCGTCTCTCCGACGCGGCGGCCTCGCGGGGCGACGCGGACCGCGTGCTGGCGACGATGGCGCGCGGGCACGGGACAGCGGACGTCGCCTCGCTGGCCGACGTCCGCGCCGAGGTCCTGCTCTCGGAGGTCCTCGCGTTCCTCGGTGAGCAGCCGAGGATCCGGGATCCCCGGCTGACCGCGCTCGTCGCGCACGACGCCGAGCACGGCGGCATCCTGGTGCCCGCCGTGCTCGCCTACCTCGACGCTTTCGGCGACGTCCGGCGCGCCGCGCGCGAGCTGAACATCCATCCGAACACGGTGCGCTACCGGGTGCGGCGCGCCGGCGAGGTGTCGGGGATCGACCTCGACGACCCCGCGCAGCGCGTCCTCACCCAGCTTCTGTTGCGTCTCTAG
- a CDS encoding MarR family winged helix-turn-helix transcriptional regulator has protein sequence MTENASSARAAHDIRVAFSRLRRRLRENYGSGDLTPSQTSVLSRLDKDGEASVSDLAALEGIRHQSIATTVGVLVERGLAARRPDPEDGRRQLVFVTGSGRAFLEERRRAGEGWLAQVLQTQCTEAERRTLIEAAALLERVVRR, from the coding sequence ATGACCGAGAACGCGTCCAGCGCCCGCGCGGCCCACGACATCCGCGTCGCCTTCAGCAGGCTGCGGCGCCGCCTGCGGGAGAACTACGGCAGCGGTGACCTCACGCCGTCCCAGACGTCCGTGCTCAGCCGGCTCGACAAGGACGGCGAAGCGTCGGTCAGCGACCTGGCCGCGCTGGAAGGCATCCGCCACCAATCGATCGCCACCACCGTCGGCGTCCTGGTGGAACGAGGGCTGGCCGCCCGCCGCCCGGATCCCGAGGACGGACGGCGTCAGCTGGTCTTCGTCACCGGCAGCGGTCGCGCCTTCCTCGAAGAGCGCCGTCGCGCCGGGGAAGGCTGGCTCGCCCAGGTCCTCCAGACGCAATGCACCGAGGCGGAACGCCGCACGCTGATCGAAGCGGCGGCGCTGCTGGAACGGGTCGTACGGCGATGA
- a CDS encoding thioredoxin family protein, whose amino-acid sequence MSTVELTAANFDQVVSENDFVIIDFWAGWCMPCRQFAPTYEKVSGNHDDIVFASVDTEAEQQLAAAFDVRSIPTLAVIRDKTVIYAQPGALPEKTLEDLIQQARDIDMDKLKEEAQEA is encoded by the coding sequence ATGAGCACTGTGGAGCTGACCGCCGCGAACTTCGACCAGGTCGTATCCGAGAACGACTTCGTGATCATCGACTTCTGGGCGGGCTGGTGCATGCCATGCCGTCAGTTCGCGCCGACCTACGAAAAGGTGTCGGGCAACCACGACGACATCGTGTTCGCGAGTGTCGACACCGAGGCCGAGCAGCAGCTGGCGGCCGCCTTCGACGTGCGTTCGATCCCCACGCTCGCGGTGATCCGCGACAAGACGGTCATCTACGCGCAGCCGGGCGCGCTCCCGGAGAAGACGCTCGAAGACCTCATCCAGCAGGCGCGCGACATCGACATGGACAAGCTCAAGGAAGAGGCCCAAGAAGCCTGA
- a CDS encoding GNAT family N-acetyltransferase, translating into MVDTEALRTQPELTGENVVLTQLDETYFETGWEALREPESRRLTGTHTDFTEEQVKTWLAGRPGLDDRADYAIVRKSDRAHVGDLALTDLDKDNRSGAFRIALNGPEFYGKGYGTEATKLLLGYAFDVVGLHRVSLEVFDFNPRARRAYEKAGFVREGLQREALWWDGEWHDVITMAILKNDPRP; encoded by the coding sequence GTGGTCGACACCGAGGCGTTGCGGACGCAGCCCGAACTCACCGGCGAGAACGTCGTGCTCACGCAGCTCGACGAGACGTACTTCGAGACCGGCTGGGAAGCCTTGCGGGAACCGGAAAGCCGCAGGCTGACCGGTACGCACACCGACTTCACCGAAGAACAGGTCAAGACCTGGCTGGCCGGACGGCCGGGCCTGGACGATCGCGCGGACTACGCGATCGTGCGCAAGTCCGATCGCGCGCACGTCGGCGATCTCGCGCTCACCGACCTCGACAAGGACAACCGCTCCGGCGCGTTCCGCATCGCGCTGAACGGCCCGGAGTTCTACGGCAAGGGCTACGGCACCGAGGCGACCAAGCTGCTGCTGGGCTACGCGTTCGACGTCGTCGGCCTGCACCGCGTCTCGCTGGAGGTCTTCGACTTCAACCCGCGGGCACGGCGCGCCTACGAGAAGGCCGGTTTCGTTCGCGAGGGACTTCAGCGGGAGGCGCTCTGGTGGGACGGCGAGTGGCATGACGTCATCACTATGGCAATCCTGAAGAACGATCCGCGGCCCTGA
- a CDS encoding S1 RNA-binding domain-containing protein — MSPNENWREFVVANADGGVLAGVVTRVLPFGAFVEVGQGMEGLLPTVGGTGPLTAGAAVAVRLDKLDVQNRRFSLTLA; from the coding sequence ATGTCCCCCAACGAAAACTGGCGTGAGTTCGTCGTCGCGAACGCCGATGGCGGCGTCCTGGCCGGTGTCGTCACGCGGGTGCTGCCGTTCGGCGCGTTCGTCGAAGTGGGCCAAGGGATGGAAGGGCTGCTGCCGACCGTCGGCGGAACCGGCCCGCTCACCGCCGGTGCGGCCGTGGCCGTGCGGCTGGACAAGCTGGACGTCCAGAACCGGCGGTTCAGCCTGACCCTGGCCTGA
- a CDS encoding TVP38/TMEM64 family protein, with translation MSGRTKLILALTVLALFVTAAVLLPIPSPAGMRAWAAETGPATPLVFFLLYSVLTVAPIPRTVFNLAGGLLLGATTGIVVGILATTVASGLSFALSRALGRDLVTRHLHRAKVRAVNDRLSDGGVLAITSLRLIPMVPFAPFSYLCGVSSVRFAPYLIGTALGSLPGTVAVVVLGDALTGETPPALLICYAVFAVAGAIGLVRVFRRKTAPVPETSGEEELPASAPAS, from the coding sequence GTGTCCGGCCGTACCAAATTAATCCTCGCGCTCACCGTGCTCGCCCTCTTCGTGACGGCCGCGGTCCTGCTGCCGATCCCGAGCCCGGCCGGGATGCGGGCCTGGGCGGCCGAAACCGGGCCGGCCACGCCGCTGGTGTTCTTCCTGCTCTATTCGGTACTGACCGTGGCACCGATCCCACGCACCGTGTTCAATCTGGCAGGCGGGCTACTGCTCGGCGCGACGACGGGCATCGTCGTCGGCATCCTGGCGACCACGGTCGCCTCGGGGCTCTCGTTCGCCCTTTCGAGGGCACTCGGCCGCGATCTGGTGACCCGGCACCTGCACCGCGCCAAGGTCCGCGCGGTGAACGACCGGCTTTCGGACGGCGGAGTCCTGGCGATCACCTCCTTACGGCTGATCCCGATGGTCCCGTTCGCTCCGTTCAGTTACCTGTGCGGAGTGTCATCGGTCCGTTTCGCCCCGTATCTGATCGGGACCGCGCTCGGCAGCCTGCCGGGCACGGTCGCGGTCGTCGTCCTCGGCGACGCGCTGACCGGGGAAACCCCTCCGGCCCTGCTGATCTGTTACGCCGTGTTCGCCGTCGCCGGGGCCATCGGGCTGGTCAGGGTCTTCCGGCGGAAGACCGCTCCGGTGCCCGAAACGAGTGGCGAGGAAGAATTGCCCGCCTCCGCACCGGCGAGCTGA
- the pruA gene encoding L-glutamate gamma-semialdehyde dehydrogenase, which translates to MDAVTQTPAPKNEPVLNYAPGSAERAELEGALKLLGDADPIDITATIGGEQRKGGGEKIEVVQPHNHKAVLGVIHSATAQDTHDAIAAAKAAAPGWRALSYDDRAAIILRAADLLAGPWRAKLNAATMLGQSKTAFQAEIDSACELIDFWRFNVAFGRQILAEQPVSSPGIWNRMEHRPLEGFVYAITPFNFTAISGNLPTAPALMGNVVLWKPSPTQSYAAHLLMRLLEEAGMPPGVINLLPGDGKAVSDVALTHRDLAGIHFTGSTATFQHLWATVGANISGYRTYPRLVGETGGKDFVLAHSSADVDILRTALIRGAFEYQGQKCSAASRAYVPRSLWAGLKDKLVSETEAITYGDVNDLSNFGGAVIDRRAFDKHAAVLKSAAEDAEVEVIAGGTADDSVGYFVRPTILVSDNPEHEIFRTEYFGPILSIHVYDDSTDAGFDNVLKLVDETADYALTGAVIANDRTAVAKASEALRFAAGNFYVNDKPTGAVVGQQPFGGARASGTNDKAGSVLNLLRWTSPRSIKETFVPPTSVRYPHQG; encoded by the coding sequence GTGGACGCCGTGACCCAGACCCCCGCCCCGAAGAACGAGCCGGTGCTGAACTACGCACCGGGCAGCGCCGAGCGCGCTGAACTCGAGGGCGCGCTCAAACTGCTGGGTGACGCCGACCCCATCGACATCACCGCGACGATCGGTGGTGAGCAGCGCAAGGGCGGCGGCGAGAAGATCGAGGTCGTCCAGCCGCACAACCACAAGGCGGTGCTGGGCGTCATCCACAGCGCGACCGCGCAGGACACGCACGACGCGATCGCCGCGGCCAAGGCCGCCGCTCCCGGCTGGCGCGCGCTGTCCTACGACGACCGCGCCGCGATCATCCTGCGTGCCGCCGACCTGCTGGCGGGCCCGTGGCGCGCCAAGCTGAACGCCGCCACCATGCTCGGCCAGTCGAAGACCGCCTTCCAGGCCGAGATCGACTCCGCCTGCGAGCTGATCGACTTCTGGCGGTTCAACGTCGCCTTCGGCCGTCAGATCCTCGCCGAGCAGCCGGTCAGCTCGCCCGGCATCTGGAACCGGATGGAGCACCGCCCGCTCGAGGGTTTCGTGTACGCCATCACCCCGTTCAACTTCACCGCGATCTCCGGCAACCTGCCGACCGCGCCCGCGCTGATGGGCAACGTCGTGCTGTGGAAGCCGTCGCCGACGCAGAGCTACGCCGCGCACCTGCTGATGCGCCTGCTCGAAGAGGCCGGTATGCCGCCGGGCGTGATCAACCTGCTGCCGGGTGACGGCAAGGCCGTCTCCGACGTGGCATTGACCCACCGCGACCTGGCCGGGATCCACTTCACCGGCTCCACCGCGACCTTCCAGCACCTGTGGGCCACCGTCGGCGCCAACATCTCCGGCTACCGCACGTACCCGCGCCTGGTCGGCGAGACCGGCGGCAAGGACTTCGTGCTCGCGCACTCCTCGGCCGACGTCGACATCCTGCGCACCGCGCTGATCCGCGGCGCCTTCGAATACCAGGGCCAGAAGTGCTCGGCCGCGTCCCGCGCCTACGTCCCGCGTTCGCTCTGGGCGGGCCTGAAGGACAAGCTGGTCTCCGAGACCGAGGCCATCACCTACGGCGACGTCAACGACCTGAGCAACTTCGGTGGCGCCGTGATCGACCGCCGCGCCTTCGACAAGCACGCCGCCGTGTTGAAGAGCGCCGCCGAGGACGCCGAGGTCGAGGTCATCGCCGGTGGCACCGCGGACGACAGCGTCGGCTACTTCGTGCGCCCGACGATCCTCGTCTCGGACAACCCGGAGCACGAGATCTTCCGCACCGAGTACTTCGGCCCGATCCTCTCGATCCACGTCTACGACGACAGCACCGACGCCGGCTTCGACAACGTGCTGAAGCTGGTCGACGAGACCGCCGACTACGCGCTCACCGGCGCGGTCATCGCCAACGACCGCACGGCCGTCGCGAAGGCGTCCGAGGCGCTGCGCTTCGCCGCGGGCAACTTCTACGTCAACGACAAGCCGACCGGCGCGGTCGTCGGCCAGCAGCCGTTCGGCGGCGCCCGCGCGTCGGGCACCAACGACAAGGCCGGTTCGGTGCTCAACCTGCTCCGCTGGACGAGCCCGCGCTCGATCAAGGAGACGTTCGTTCCGCCCACCAGCGTCCGTTACCCCCACCAGGGCTGA